The Amycolatopsis camponoti genome segment GCGTAGTCGCCGATGCCGAGCACACAGCTGTTCAGCGGGACCAGGGCGTTCAGCCCGCCGGTCGTGGGGATCCAGTCGGTGTCGGACGGGAACTCCACCGCTCCAGCGTGCGCCGCGAACCCGAGTGCGCTCTTCGGGCCGTCGTCCGCCGGGGCCGCGGTGGACTGCCCGCAGGCGGCGGCCAGCAGGACGAGGGCGAACACGAGTCTTCGCATGCCGGTCACCCTGCCAGGAACGGCGTCACGGCAGGCGGACTTCGGCGAACACCGCCCGGTGGTCGCTACCCGCGACGTCGAACACCCGGTAGTCCTGGACCGCGGCCCGGTTGTCGACCACCACGTGGTCGATCGTCACCACCGGCGAGGACGACGGCCACGTCGGCGTCAACCCCGAGCCGTGCTCCTCCGCCGCGTCGTTGTAGCCGCGGGACAGCACCGTGCGGAACGCCGCGTGGTCCAGCGTCGCGTTGAAGTCGCCCGCCAGGATGCGCAGGCCGTGCTCGCCGGCCGCGCGGGAGAGGTCCTTGATCTCGCGCTCCCACTGCGGGGTGTCGACGTCCGGGGAGATCGGGTGGACCGCGACGATCTCGGCCACCACGCCGTCGCCGAGGTCGGCCTGGGCGCCCGGCTGCTTGGCCGCCGAATCACCCGTCAGGTTGACCTCCTTCAGCGGGAAGCGCGACACGATCCCCGAGCCGAACGCGCCCGGCGCCGGGTGCAGCACCCGGTACGGGAGGGCCTGGAACAGCCCGGCCGCGGTCAGGCCGTCGACCGCGCGAGGTGTCAGCTCGACCAGGTTCAGCACGTCGATCCGCTGCTCGCGCACCAGGTCGACGACGGCCTTCGGGTCCGCCTGGCCGTAGAGCAGGTTCGACGCGAGCACGCGCAGTGTCTTTCCGTGCACTTCACGCTGGTCGCTCGCCGCCAGCCGCGGCAGCACGAGGACGGCCAGCGCGATGGCCAGCACCAGCGCGGT includes the following:
- a CDS encoding endonuclease/exonuclease/phosphatase family protein, encoding MTVAEETRVRRKNPLVTALLVVPLVLLAALVALRLIGYDGDWYTLVALALTPYVAAAGALLGGLALALRRWWVGGTALVLAIALAVLVLPRLAASDQREVHGKTLRVLASNLLYGQADPKAVVDLVREQRIDVLNLVELTPRAVDGLTAAGLFQALPYRVLHPAPGAFGSGIVSRFPLKEVNLTGDSAAKQPGAQADLGDGVVAEIVAVHPISPDVDTPQWEREIKDLSRAAGEHGLRILAGDFNATLDHAAFRTVLSRGYNDAAEEHGSGLTPTWPSSSPVVTIDHVVVDNRAAVQDYRVFDVAGSDHRAVFAEVRLP